The genomic DNA TCTCGTGGCGTCTTTGTCAGATTTCCCGGGGATATGTGGTGAGAAGTGGAAAGATTGTCCCCATCCCCACTCGTAGATGTCTGTGACGAGGTTGTAGAATGTGTCCACGAAGTCTGGAACTTTCTCGGCGGTTTCGATCTCTTTTGGTCGCCGGAAGAATGACCAGTATTGGTCGTAGTTGTCTCTGACTTTCTCCGCGGAGATTGAGCCTCCGGAGAGGTCTGATGCTCGTTTTCCCTTTCGTTCTGCTGGGCCTAAGACGCAGATGAACCAGTAGAGGGCGCCGGCTAAGAGACCGGCGGTGCAAAAGAGTGCCACCGAGTCCACCATTTTCTAGATGGAGAtataaagaaagaaggaaagagagagagaaagagaaagagagagaggagacgtTAAAAGTTCACGACTCTTTACTTTGTTGTTACGGGTTAATGGTTTTTATCCACAAAACATGTAATGTATAGTATAGGTAGGAGTATCCAATTTAGAATCTTGCAATTAAATAATCCTTTTTAGAAAGTGTGATAACAGAAATTTATTTGGTCCACATTACTTACCTCTCTATAGAAAAATGTCatggaaaaattaaaaagaaaaagaaatgccATATAAGtcataaacaataataattgttatattgtatattaatgtgagtttttgttatgaaatgaatattttagtgtataaaccatttatgttatgatatatatatatatatatacttaacttAAGCATGATATAACAAATAcataaatacaaattattaGATCATTAGTAATATTTGGTATGCTAAATCtgataattttatgtatatgattctctattttaagctaaagtttttttttttttttgtctttttttctccttttctctttttgtcataTTGTATATTACAAAATGAACATTCAGCCTCCGATATTGAACGTAGCCAACACAATGCTACGAAATCACATATTAATTATGTGCTCCTTTTAGTCTATGTTCACATCTTTTATATGTGATAGCAGTGCAAACTCTAGTTATctctatatagtatatagatCCAGATCTATAGAACTGCATGTGAATATTACTGTCATTGAGAAATCATTATTTACGATCTCGAACTTAAATATCTGAGTCCTGAGATGTATATTTCtgtgatatatagatatatagatatatagatatacttaATAAGTTATACAAGCATTTCACTGTTTCCACGTTGTAGGGTCTCAAGGCCAGCTCCTAAATAATTTTCTATGTGAGGtcttgtatttatttattttttctctcgtTGTCCGTACAGCAGCAACTTAGgaattgtttttatatgattaactAAGTTAAGAGACAGTGTGTATCAATATAAAATGGTTTCAACTGAATCAATCAATGGAAAAACGAAAAAGATACATAATGAAAGAGTTGAAGGCTTTGAACATAATGATAAAAACTCCGatgacaaaaaaaggaaaaaggaactCCATCGTTAAACCTTGTCCCGGATCCGTGAGATCTCATCAATTTAACAACTATTAGCTGGTCACAATTATTgcttaaattatgaatttttgtgGGTAGATTGATAGTATCACATGACTCATATGATCGATCATATCACATGACAATGTGTCAACAACGAATCTTTGCTCACTCCTCATACTTTAACATCGCTCACGTGCTGTTTTTGCGCACACGACATAATTTAATGTGTTAATGAGGACAAGTTCGTTATAGATTGGTCCAATTTTATCATACTTTATGAAACCCGATATTAGTTTACTCTATTCATACCAACTGTAGACCATAATGCACATACGACAATCGATGTCCAGCTATTATATTCGACCGGAAAAGTATTATTGAAGCTCGTCAAAATCATGATCTATACAATttgttaaactatatatttagtAGACAGATATGAAAGATGAAATCTTCAAATGTCTTTTTCACTCTGTGAACACAAAATGCGATGTAAAAAACCATATTTAGATTCCAAATGTCTTTCTTCGCATTACTGAtgtaaaaaatcatatttagaTTCCAAATGGGAAAATGTCACTAGCCAGAATTGTTCAAGATCTGGGAACTGTGTAGCAACCCTCCATTCGATAAAGAGAGTCTTggtttcataattttatcaaacCAGGCGACCAAAAAgagacagttttttttttcctgcccGACTCTTGGATCCATGAACTCTCTGCAAAACTTTGTTACTTATTTATTAAACCAATAATGATTTCATCTCGTGATTTTCTCTATTGTCAGATTCAATTATTTAGCGGATTGATAGGCCCAGCGCGGCCTGTATCTGTTATTGGGCCTAAAGAATCATAACTTCTATCCATGAAATTTATAAGGGAAGAAGTTTAGTTAGATGCTGTAATAAGAATTGGTTTGTTTAACAAATCACGCTCGTTAGTAATCAGGAATTGCTGTGTGATTGGTTGTTTTAGATGTTTGTATGGTTACGTGTcattatttgatagttttgtctAATTTTGCATTAGTAGATAAGCTTACTTTCAAAAATTAAAGCTACCACAATCTCTTGATCATAATTACATGATCGCTAAGAAAAGAAATCCATCTAAGATTCAGAAACAGCTGACCAAAAAAACATCAGAAAATATCTAAGGACTGACTTTCTCAAGGAACTGTCCAATAAAATAAATCCAAACACAGCTAGTCTTGTCAAGTAAGTCAAGCCTTACTTACTGGGCCTAAAAGTTTAGCAATGGACAATTACGATAAAACGATAACGacaagttagaaagaaaaaagaaaaacggagAGGCGTCCGATCTTATAAGAGAGAAACGGCGCACAACAAATCTGATAATCTAGCAAACCTTGCCGTTTGTCTTGTCACCATCCCTGAGTCTCAACATCTCTCTGTACTCATTCAGCTCCCTTTGGTACCTCTCCTTATCCTTTAACCCAATGTTCTGATAAACCTacaatcaaaataacaaaaaaactcgGTTAACAACAAATCTAATTTTCAACCCTAAACCGGTCACGGTTATTACAATAATTTGTTACCGTTCGTTCCTCGGTAGAGAGATTGCTCCACGATTCGCCAATAATCTTCGTGAACTCTCTCTCCTTGTTTGGATAAAGAGACTTGAGCTTGCAATGTTTCTCAGCAAAGAAGAAATTGTAACCGCTCCGGTTGGGTTTTGGGTAATTCGGGTCTTCTCTGCGTCTGCTTCTTCGTCTTTTGCCTAAACGACGTCGTCCTCTACTCCCGGAACCAGCATAAGGCGCAACGGCACCGTTTAGAACAGCGGTTGGTGGTGACGATGATGGGCCAGGCTGGGCCGGGTGGTAAAGCACCCCGTTAAGAATCTCTGAGCCCAATTTTACTTTGACAAGATAACCACAGTCGAATTTGCCTTCTATTGTACCAATGGCTGTGAAACTCGATGAACCTGTGCCATGTACTCGATaagcaaacttaaaaaaaaaaatacttaaatacaTAACATTATCTTAtgtgaacaaaaaaatcttatagcTTCttccaacaaaatccaaatgaATATGCATCAATCATAATGACAGTGGGACCGTTATGATTCTAGACtatattttgaaaagtatatttGAGATAAACATAAAGAAGCTAACTTGGACAATCATCATGCGATATTAAAATCTGCCCCTAAATATAAGTTACACACATATCTAATCATTATTTAATATCCTTATTTCATTCTAGTCCTTATgaaaacaatgaaataaaaCGTAGATAAATACGGTACGATACGAACCttgagaaggaggaggaagagaattATGATATCTTATACTCGGAGGAGTATACTCGActagagccagttctttgttcGTTGAAGGATCCTTGGCATGAAATGTAGCTGCAAAATTTGATATTCATTTTTCTGTGTGTTAGACATAAATAAATAACGTCGAGTTCCAAGATCATAATTACAAgaaccatatatatagataaaaactGATGAGTAAAATTCGGGTAAAAACAATCGTGGATTACCAAGTTTGTAACTAATAGTACTCGTAAGAATGTGTCCCACGATCGAACCCATAAACTTAACATTTTGGAATTTTCATTTGTAATATAACTAACTTATATGAATTTCAAGTCAAAATGGTAATCAAA from Camelina sativa cultivar DH55 chromosome 7, Cs, whole genome shotgun sequence includes the following:
- the LOC104702365 gene encoding high mobility group B protein 9-like; translated protein: MSSEENESTPSQATVETTATSPTKIKEYPEPLDSHEVVVKDSSRFWDTLRRFHSVMSTKFMIPVIGGKELDLHVLYVEVTRRGGYEKVVAEKKWREVGGVFRFSATTTSASFVLRKHYLNLLFHYEQVHLFNARGPLLHPTATFHAKDPSTNKELALVEYTPPSIRYHNSLPPPSQGSSSFTAIGTIEGKFDCGYLVKVKLGSEILNGVLYHPAQPGPSSSPPTAVLNGAVAPYAGSGSRGRRRLGKRRRSRRREDPNYPKPNRSGYNFFFAEKHCKLKSLYPNKEREFTKIIGESWSNLSTEERTVYQNIGLKDKERYQRELNEYREMLRLRDGDKTNGKVC